A genomic window from Companilactobacillus pabuli includes:
- a CDS encoding type VII secretion protein EssB/YukC, which translates to MSKPNQLLNIEVGTFKRQGNKLILELNHNQFRYDQLSELNELKQNDSKFLQLVNVVEQDQKVVLTYTLPDKVRSLKELPHENKAIRSAIAKEIMVQNVVNDSQYHVALNPANLWYYPMQHVWYAYRANELMPYDDKHSNLAKYKALILFCLTGTPYERLLSDPQEALAKHPDDYLQQVAKATSLNELTEVVNGIEDFVSYHEWQEVETAQQKTKQRLWLSMAGVAIVAVLAVGLVHKSDERQYQSLANQNQAQVMRLKYSGQIQTALNDHKWSEAQKDMQRAGYPSAKQVSVFLKHRQYQQALNVDPSQLNKVVNAAYANQDSSQVADWQLPTQATSKQKDQLKLEKAIVNYDTNTLNNQLSFTTNADVLLRIGQAFLAHNDTQDAQTVQTKLAGVNSPKAKYLKALLSLNAAKNEVSDAQKKLDDANKIDGSKDKDKDKKVDSAKSDLKNAQSDQSAAQKQVDQAKHKVGD; encoded by the coding sequence ATGAGTAAACCAAACCAGTTATTGAATATCGAGGTTGGCACCTTCAAGCGACAGGGAAACAAGTTAATTCTCGAACTCAATCACAATCAGTTTCGATATGACCAGTTGAGTGAGCTAAACGAATTAAAACAAAATGATTCCAAGTTCTTGCAGTTAGTTAACGTGGTTGAGCAAGACCAGAAGGTTGTTTTAACTTATACCTTGCCGGATAAGGTCAGATCATTAAAGGAATTACCACATGAAAATAAAGCAATCCGGTCAGCAATTGCCAAGGAAATCATGGTGCAAAATGTGGTTAACGATAGCCAGTATCACGTTGCGTTGAACCCAGCTAACCTGTGGTATTACCCCATGCAACATGTTTGGTACGCCTACCGGGCCAATGAACTCATGCCTTATGATGATAAACATAGCAATTTAGCCAAATACAAAGCACTGATTCTGTTTTGCTTGACGGGGACGCCCTATGAACGGCTACTAAGCGATCCCCAAGAAGCCTTGGCCAAACACCCAGATGACTATTTACAACAAGTGGCTAAAGCTACGTCGTTAAATGAGTTAACGGAAGTGGTTAACGGCATTGAGGATTTTGTGAGCTATCACGAATGGCAGGAAGTTGAAACGGCCCAGCAGAAAACCAAACAACGTTTATGGTTGAGTATGGCCGGGGTGGCGATTGTGGCCGTTTTGGCCGTCGGCTTAGTCCATAAAAGTGACGAACGGCAATATCAAAGCTTGGCTAACCAGAACCAAGCCCAGGTCATGCGATTAAAATATAGCGGTCAAATTCAAACCGCTTTAAATGATCACAAGTGGTCAGAAGCGCAAAAAGATATGCAACGGGCCGGCTATCCTTCAGCTAAGCAAGTCAGTGTCTTTTTAAAACATCGTCAGTACCAGCAAGCCTTAAACGTTGACCCAAGTCAGTTGAACAAGGTTGTTAATGCGGCTTATGCCAACCAAGATAGCAGTCAAGTGGCCGATTGGCAGTTACCAACTCAGGCAACGAGCAAACAAAAAGACCAGTTGAAGCTTGAAAAAGCGATTGTTAATTATGATACCAATACGCTTAATAACCAATTATCCTTTACGACGAACGCTGATGTGTTATTGAGAATAGGGCAAGCTTTCCTCGCCCATAATGATACGCAAGACGCCCAGACTGTCCAAACCAAGTTAGCCGGCGTGAACAGTCCTAAAGCTAAGTATTTAAAAGCCTTGTTAAGTCTCAATGCCGCTAAGAACGAAGTTAGCGATGCCCAAAAGAAGTTAGATGACGCCAACAAGATTGATGGCAGTAAAGATAAGGACAAAGACAAGAAGGTGGATTCGGCTAAGTCGGACTTAAAGAACGCGCAGAGTGACCAATCAGCAGCGCAAAAACAAGTCGATCAGGCCAAGCACAAAGTGGGTGATTAA